The DNA window ACGATCTCCGTGTCGCTCTGCCCAATTCCCGCCGTCTCCACGAGAATCAGGTCGAAATCCGCCGCCTGGCACACTCCGATCGCCTCCTTCAGGGCCTCCGTGGTGGTGCGGTTCGCCGCCCGCGTCGCGAAGGAGCGCATGTAGACCCGGTCCGCGTTCGTCCCGTAGATCGCGTTCATGCGGATGCGGTCGCCCAGCAGCGCCCCCCCGGTGCGCCGCCGCGTCGGGTCCACCGACAGGACGGCCAGCTCCAGGTCGTCGTGGTCGTTCAGAAACCGCCGCACGAGCTCGTCGGTCAGCGTCGACTTCCCGGCGCCCCCGGTCCCTGTGATCCCCAGCGTTGGAACGTTGGAACGTTCAACGTTCAACGTTTCAACGTCCATCTTTTCAGGACTCCCGTCTCCTCGCGGGTCGCCGTCCACAGACTGCGATTCGGCCTCCTGCTCGGCGCCAACAACGACTGCCGCCCGCTCCGGCTCCGGCGCCTCCACGCGGGTCAGGTTGCGGGCCACGGTTCGAGGGTCCCGCATCGGGACGTCGTCCGGCACGTGGAACTCGGCGTCCACGACCGGGAAGTCGCACGCCTCCACCATGTCGTTGATCATCCCCTGGAGCCCCATGTCCATCCCCTCGTCCGGCGAATAGATGTGGGCGATGCCGTAGTCCTCCAGCTCTTCTTTCTCCTCGGCCACGATGACGCCACCGCCCCCGCCGTACACGCGCACGTGCTCCGCGCCCCGTTCCTCGAGCAGGTCGTGCATGTACTTGAAGTACTCCATGTGCCCCCCCTGATAGCTCGACACGGCAATGCCCTGCGCATCTTCCTCAATGGCCGTGTCCACGATCTCCTGCACCGAGCGGTTGTGGCCGAGGTGGATCACCTCCGCGCCCGTCTGCTGCAGGATGCGGCGCATGATGTTGATCGCCGCGTCGTGCCCGTCGAACAGACTCGTGGCGGTGACGAACCGAACCGGATGGGTGGGCTGATAGCGGTCGACGTCCATGGGACAAGGGCGTTGTGTGCGAAATCCGAGGAAGGGGATGAGGGGACCAGGAAGCGCTTCCGTAAGGGGCTACGGGCAGTGCAAAGACACGTTGCATACATCTTCCCCGTTCCACGAAGCGCCCGCGTCCGTGCGCCGCCCCCGAACCACGGGTCGAGTGCACACACTCGGAATCCGTGCCCCACCCCCCCCTCGTTCTCAGCCGGAGTTCCTCTTCTCCGGGAACCCCTTCGCCCCTGTGTCGTCCGTGCAACGAGACGCCGCCCGACGCGTCTCGCCTCGCATCCCCTCTCTCGACCAAGCCTCTCGTCGTCCCGTGGCCAAACTCGTCGTTCCCGGCGGCAATGGGTTCATCGGCACCGAAATCTGCCGCGTCGCCGTGCAAAACGGGCACGAGGTGGCCGCCTTCGGGCGCACCGGCCGGCCCGCCCTCACGCCCGCCCGGCACCCCTGGGTCCAGGACGTGGAGTGGCGCGCGGCCGACGTGTTCGCCCCGGACGCCTGGCGGGATCTGCTCGACGGCGCCGACGCGGTGGTCCACACCATCGCCACCATCCGCGAGCATCCCGATCGCAACGTCACGTTCGACCGCGTGAACGCGGAGTCGGCCCTCCGTGCGGCCGAGGCGGCGGTCGCGGCCGACGTCGGCGCCGTTGTCTTTCTGTCGGTGCGCGACAAGCCGCCCCTCGTCCCCTACGCGTTCCTGTCGGCCAAGCGCCGGGCCGAGCGGGCCCTTCGCGAAGACCACCCTTCGCTCCGGACCGTGACGCTCTGCCCCAATCTCGTCTACGGAGCCCGCAAGACGGGCACGCCGACGCTCGCGGCCGTCCTCAATCAGGCCCA is part of the Salinibacter ruber DSM 13855 genome and encodes:
- a CDS encoding NAD-dependent epimerase/dehydratase family protein → MAKLVVPGGNGFIGTEICRVAVQNGHEVAAFGRTGRPALTPARHPWVQDVEWRAADVFAPDAWRDLLDGADAVVHTIATIREHPDRNVTFDRVNAESALRAAEAAVAADVGAVVFLSVRDKPPLVPYAFLSAKRRAERALREDHPSLRTVTLCPNLVYGARKTGTPTLAAVLNQAQGMRPHPYATAEGRPLPVEFVAAAAVQAAVTSTMEGTLTVPQIDDIGRTSGLVDPNAASTPSLAPLLVGLGGTALGAWLLRRWRAS